The Theobroma cacao cultivar B97-61/B2 chromosome 2, Criollo_cocoa_genome_V2, whole genome shotgun sequence genome includes the window AGATATCAATCAATAgagaatttaattaactataaataaaaaatattgatattcaGAGCAAATAATCATTATTGCAGTAAATgacttagaaaaaaaaagttatgtaccAAAGTGAAGCTCATTAGATATAATATTCGGTGAAAATTTTTCTTGACTTTCAAGTTTCTTGGTATGAGCACATccttaaaaaattcaactcaGCAAGATATCTCCACTAAACTTACTAGACTTAGTGAGTAAAAACACCAcaccaaaaaagagaaaataatttagatTATTGAGGAGGTGTAGGATAAGCTATGGGaaaacaaaatacaaaaaagtaaaaataaaagcaagaaaggcaagaaacaGAAGTGAATTGtggaaaatgaaggaaaatttGAAAGTTGAGATATGAACGAGTCACTTTCAAAAGGTGATTTAAGAGTAAGCTAAGGAGACATGGAAGCTAGGTAAAAGCCTTGCTTTCACAACAAATTCTGTAAAAGCTTGATTTTGGAAAAGCTACAAAAATTTGAGAGCATAACAATAGTAAAAGTTGTGTATTAAAGGTTAAAGGCATTGGCTTGAGGCAAAACTGATCAAGAAAAAAGTGTTTGATATGATGCTATTTGTTGCATGTCACTGGTGATGGGTACTTGGTCTTCTAAAGCAAGTTAGCACCAATCTAGCTAGCTACAGCAAGAGGGTTGACAGAACATACAAATGGGAATGTGGTTGATAGTAAGGTAAAATTTGTTAGAAAAAAACtgagaaagaattaaaaatttaataaagcaagtaaaatagtaaaaagtCTGAGGCATGATATTACTATctttaaggataattttcgCCTCTTCAGAGTACAAGATTCGATGCAAAAGGATTGTAGCGGTTATCctccaagattcaatagaCCATTTCCTTATAGTTTGCACAAACTATTAAGAAATAACAGGAACAGCAAAAagattttacaagaaaaataaaacccatcaagataagaaaggaaaacagAGAAAAAAGTATGCAGAGAAGCTTAGAGGAATCTTCGGAGGAGATGAAAGGATTAGTGTGTTTGTGTCTGAGGCAAGTAGACTCTATTTATAGGCAGAGCAGAGAATTAACATTACAttaaatcaacataaaatcaaagtaaaatCAAAGGAAATCAAGTTGCTAAGTCAAATAACGtttaacaaatttttgaattagataacatttaaaaatatCAAGCAATAGACTTGGTCAAATAAAGTTTAAGAAATATCTTAAGAATAAGACTAAGTCAAATAAGCTTAAATATTCTAATATTTAAGAATAAGACTATGTCAGATAAGTAAAGAAAGAGTATGCAGAGAAGCTTAGGAGCatagaggttttttttttttttaattagggGAGAGGGGATTCGAACCCTGCTTTAGGTAGGGGATAATGCATCAACCAATTAGCCAAATGTTCAGATGCTAGGCAAAGCAGAGCAGAGAGCTAACGTTACAtaaaatcagcataaaatcAACGTAAAATCAGAAGAAATTAAGTTGCTGAGTCAAATAACGTTTAACAAATTTTTGAGTCAGATAACGTTTAAAAATATCAGGCAATACACTTAATCAGATAACGTTTAAGAAATATCTTAAGAATAAGACTAAGTTAGATAAGCTTAAATATTATAACGTTTAAGAATAAGATTAAGTCAGATAAGCTTAAAGACTCAATCATTAAGACTATTTCAACTCAGGTAACAAACTTAGTCAGATAACGTTTAAGAAATATCTCAGTGAGAATCAGATAAGCTTAAAGAGTCTAACgtttaagaataaaatttaagtcAGATAAACGTAAAAACTCAGTCATTAAAACTATTTCAACTCAGGCAACAGACTTAATCAAATAATGTTTAAGAAATATCTTAGTGAGAAGAAACAGACTTAATCAGATAACGTTTAAGAAATATCTCAGTGAGAAGACATTAGTCAGATAACATTTAAGAAATATGTTAGTgagaagaaataaatttagtCAGATAACGTTTAAGAAATATCTTAGTGAGAAGAAACAGACTTAGTTagataatgtttaaaaaatatctcagtgagaagaaaaaaattaaatcaaggTACAAAAAGTTCACTTGAGCTTAACCcgcaaaagagaaaatttacattttctcaaaacctaACCCAATCTCGTATGCACGTGAACCCACTCTTTTTTCCTTACTAGCAATAAGTTTATGATGAGTTTTCATATATAAAGCACTCACCTCTTTTGTACCTTAGCTACGTGGGATGTTTGAACCTTATCAAATATACTATTTTCCAACAAAACTTGCCTAAACTATGAGTTAGAGGATTAGTGAGGAGGTTGTGTGCAGGGTTTGTGGGCGGTATAGCTTAACCTGAATTCCTACAGAAGTgcagattttgttttttgctgCTTCTGTGTATAGAAATCTTGTGGGATTTCTAGTTGTTATGGCATGATTCTATAGGGTTCTCTTGAGATTTCGGATTGTATGTCTGGGGTGGGTTGTAGTTTTTTCTTAAGTTTGATCCCAAGTGCAACCAGATTGAATTGTTTCTGTTTCCTTTACGCGGTTCACACCAAGGTGGGGGTCTTGTCCCTTTTGCTGTGTTTACTGCATCATTACCTCAAATGGGTAGTCTTTTGTAATGACCCTATTTAGTAATGAAAGCTGATATTCCGCCttccaataaaaaaattaacgaaAGCAAATTTGCATTAGATCAATAAAATGcaatttatcaattaaaatgcATCAACTTAGGAGGGGTGGATAAAGTTCTCCAAGATAACTTCAAAATATCAATAAATCAATcaagaatttaattaattacaaataaaaaatatgaatattctaAGCAAATTACCATTATTACAATTAAgtgaaatacaaaaataaaaaaaaagaaagaaaattgtgTACCAAAGTTAAGTTGGATTCTTGATGCATTGGGGTTCACTTTGTTTTGATAATTTTCAGCTAAAAAACAATTCCCTTTACCCTTTGTCCTTTGTTTTGCACAGAAAAGAGCAAACATTATTTACGTTTGAGGCACATGATATAAACGAAACGAATCTTTGGTTGACAAAGAGCATTACAAGTTGTCAAGCAGATAGGCACGGCATGCATTCGCAACCACCAAGAAATGATATGTAACTTCTAACTTGTATCAAAACCAATGTATGGTAACAAACGAAAAAGAACCACAAAGGAAATGTAGGTAAAGAAATTCATGTCACAATCAACTTATCCAATCATACagactaaaatgaagaaatttttCTTGCCTGAAGAGTGGATCAGTGGAGGACTACTGGGTTCTGAAGGTCCAGATTTATGTACCAGGTCTTCACCAGCATTTGAAGCTTTGAATTTCTCCAGGGCCAGTAGAGTACCCAAGGAAAAAGGACCTTTTAGGAACATAGTTTCTTTCCCTGGCACAATAGGAGAGAATCGTAAGTTACAGCATATGAGCGCAAAGGAGGAATTATAAAAAGATAGGATACACAACATTGCAGTGATACTCTCAGAGATGAGGTAATCGTACCTTTTGCCTGAGTGGATCCCGAATTCGCTTCCTGCTTAGACCAACCATCACTTGTATTCATTTGTTCTAAATCTTTTAGGGAAATGCCATAGTCAGGGTTACtgactttcctttttttccgAAGCAAAACCAATTTCGAACGAGATGCAGCTTTCACAGCAAGAGCTGAATTACTTCCAGGGCCATCTCCTTTTGTAGTTGCTCTCCGGGTTTTTTTTAGAGACTGTATTTTAGAAGTCAAATGGAACTTCTTACTACCTTTTACGTGAACTGCCTGTTTTGGTGGAGCAGGAGAGGACGAATTTGCATTTTCTGTTGGCGGCAGACACTTGGAACCGACAGGATTTGTCAGAGCTTGACTCTTCGTAGAACCCAGATTACCCCGTCTAATCTGTTTTGCTGTTTGAGTGCCAGAGTTTAGTTTGTTGAGTAGAGTACCCGAGGAAAAACGACCTTTCAGGCTCACAATTTTTTTCCCTGGCACAATAGCTGAGATATATCGTAAGTTAACAGCATAAGAGCAACAAAGGGAGAGcttataaagaagaaaaaatacaCAACACACAACATAACATTGCAATGATACTCTCAGAAATGAGGCATCCGTTACCTGCTTCTCCCTGAGTGGATCCCGAATTCACCTTCTGCTTAGACTTGCAATCACttgtattcttttgttttatatcTTTTGAGGAAACCCCAAAGTCAGAGTTACAAACTTTGATCTTTTTTCGAGGCAAAACCAAGTTGGAACTTGATGCAGCATTGACAGCAAGAGCTAAATTACTTTCAAGGCCATCTCCTTCCTCAGTTGAACTTTgggtttttttaattttagatgTCAAACGAAACTTCTCACTATCTGCAACATGAGCTGCCTGTTCAGGTGGAGCAGGAGAGGAAGAATTTGCATTTTCTGTTGTGGGGAGACACTTGGAATCGGCAGGCTTTGTCAGAGTTTGACTCCTCTTAGAACCCAGATTACCCCGTCCAATCTGTTTTGCTGTTTGAGTGCCGCAGTTTAGTTTGTTGAGTAGAGTACCCGAGGAAAAACGACCTTTTAGGCTCACAATTTCTTTCCCTGGCACAATAGCTGAGATACATCGTAAGTTAACAGCATAAGAGCAACAAAggagaaattataaaaaagaaaagaaaatacacAACATAACATTGTAGTGATACTCTCAGAGATGAGGCATCCGTACCTGCTTCTCCCTGAGTAGATCCTGAATTCTCCTTCTGCTTAGACCTACCATCACttgtattcttttgttttatttgttttgaggAAACCCCAAAGTCCTTTTTTGGAGACAAAACCAAGTTGGAACTTGATGCAGCATTGACAGCAAGAGCAAAATTACTTCCAGGGCCATCTCCTTTCTCAGTTGTACTTTGggtttttctaattttagaaGTCAAATGCAACTTCTCACTATCTGCTACATGAACTGAGTGTGTTGGCGGAGCAGGAGAGGAAGCATTTGCATTTTCTGTTGTGGGGAGACACTTGGAATCGGCAGGTTTAGTCAGAGCTTGACTCCTGTTACAACACAGATTAATCCGTCCGACATATTTTGTTGTTGGAGTGCCAGAGCTTAGGGTCACGACTTCGTTTACGGCAAGAAACTTCACTTTGGACTgccttgaattttttttcacttttaaagGATCTTGCCAGGCTCTATATTTACTGAATCTCCTAGGTCCTGGAGAATGTACTGCACTAGAATCTATGCCTTCCTTATTTGTCATTGTACGTAGATGATTAGGACAATATTGGAGTCTTAAAAAGATTCGTCTTTGCACCAGGtcttaattaaactattttttacTCATCTTACGTTTCTCTTGGGACCTCCATTGAACGAGCTTGCAAACAATATCTGATAACAAGAGGACCAACAAGTTGTAAGGAAACATATGgtatttattaaaatacattttattaagataggagagagaattttgatttaattttttgaataaaaaatacgTGTAATTATTATTGAGTCAAAAGGTCGGGTGCTACGTACGATATtgatattaaaatatcaataatagaaacaaattggaCTGAAGGAATTATGGAATATGCATACCTGATTACATGGTATAAACACCTAGCACACCAAGCATAcacacaaaaaacaaaaagatggCGAGACAATTTCAAGGCTAAAAGAAGATAAATCTATGAAGTACCAAATTTGGACCAacatctttattttattttatattttttgaaaggctTGAATGTATTTCTATCGATTCATTACACAAACAGGCAAATGGTCCAACGTCAGGTCtgcaacaaaacaaaaaatcaaggaaaaacaAGTGGCAAAAGCAAAGGAAAACAACATAAAATGCTTGTTGAAAGGTAATTGCATACCAGAGAGGACCTATCCTTTTGAAAGAACTTGCTATAGAATTCTGAAGCAAAGGAACCTGCTGGGTTTGTGAAGATGGATAGGAGTGACCTATCCTTTTATTTGAAAGAACTTGATAAGAATTCAAAAAGCACAGGAACCTGCTAGAGTGTGATATGGAGCACTTATGGCAAGAATCTAGACCATATTCTGTCTGGATACCTTGTTTGCTCATTTTCTATTCTTcatctttccttttttactTAAACATTTGCGCACACACACCAGGAGAACAATTTAGGAAAGACCTGTTTATGGTAATCAACGATGCTATTACCATCAAGGAGAAGAATTCTATATCTACATTAGATATGCAGGTAGGGATACCTCATGCATGCATGTATTCGTTCAGACCAAGTGCAAAACACAGATGAGCCGATTAAGACAAGACAGCAGAATGTTCCAGAAAAATCTGGGGATAGCACTAAGATAGATCGTCCAAGAGCAAAAGAAAGAGTTAAGGCAGTTCTTGATGTGTTAAGAGAGACcccatatataaatatatattgatgTGTTAAGAAATAATGTATTGATATAATTATTGTTCACAAAATGTTCAAAAGCTACCTTAAACCTGCAACTTATGTACtattttaaaatgaacatCACAAGCAAAACCAAGAAAGACCCATCACTGATCAACAAATGAAGTGGACTGAAGATAGAACCCTTTTGAATAACAAACTCTACTTGTGAAATTTCCATATCATTTTATGCTATCCAAGCTTCGATTAATATTATAGGTGAGCATTAATTGACGTAAACCGAAATAACCGTTCAGAATTTATTGAATTCAGTTAATTtggtatgattttttttttatgataagaAAGATGGTTTATTTCGTTATTTCAGTTGAATCTTTAcgtttaaaatttataaccaaatcaatcattaataatataaaatttttcaacattCTAGATTTTCAATCTCTCATTTCTCTCACTCGATCTACCTCTCAGAGTTTTATTATTACCAAAGCCTTTACATAAGATCATAGTATACTAAActctaattttgttttgatttagcATAAATATAGATTAAAAAAAGTGTATACGAAGTAATATTTTGAGGACATTGTTATGAATTTGAAAAGGATTTGAAACTTACAAgcataaatataatataagatACAATATTTTAACAAGAGGATtcgaatttaatttttttgaatcaGAAATACATGCACATTTATGATTGAGTTGAATACTCAATTAGTGCAAGTatattattagatttaatatgttaattagtaaaaactaaaattgaattaatacTATTTAAGatgtttataaatatttagtaCTATTTCTATATCAATGTAATTTTGACCTTAGCTATTTTAACATAGGTACATGCACTCATTTAGTTCTATTATTTGAGTGAGCTCTCTTTTAACTCAAACTCGACTTTTAAAAACCGGTCAATAAATGAAGTGAAATAAAGATAAATCCCTTTTGAAACTGTTACTTGAGTGAGCATTAATTGACGTAAATCGAAATAATTGACTAAATCCTAGAGAATTAGGTAATTTGGTTTGCTCTTTTTATTTCggtaaaaaaaatagtttccTCCGTTATTTCGGTTGGTTTTTTATATCCAAAATTTATAACCAAATCaatcattaataatatattttttaaatatattttttatagaaaatattattaatattttaaatacatatatacacaAGGTTAAGCTAAAGGCATTTTGGACTTTGTTAATGAtatattattgaaatattaagtagtttttttaaatccattttatatataaaaatactattaACATATATgatcattttcatcaattaaAAAGTTTTCAGTATTggtacttttatatatattatacatatatacaaatTACATACACACGACTCTCGGTATTTCATTTCTCTCACTCAATCTACCTCTGAGAGTTATGCTATTACTAAGGCCTTTTATTGTATATTAGACTCGGATTTGTATTGATTTAGCATAgatatagataaaaaaaaaagtgtacACAAAGTACtattttgaagaaattgatataaatttgaaaataattttgaaactcATGAGTGTAAGTGTAATATAAGATACAATTTTTTGACAAGAGGATTCGAGTTTaactttttgaataaaaaatacataCACTTTTATCTTTGAGTTAAACACTCAATTAGTACGAGTatattattagatttaatatgttaattagtaaaaagtaaaatcGAATTAGTACTACTTAAGATGTTATaaatattagtattatttctatttcaatGTAATTGTgactttagttattttaaaataaatacatgTACTCGTCCAGTTCTGTAATtttaatgaacttttcttaTAACTCAAACTCgacttttttaataaaacaatCTCTACTTGACTAATGAATATctctaattttcatatatttgattatatattgATCATTGGATAATTAAATAGGTTTATATCTTTGACATTCAAATCGCAACCACATAAATACATGCAAGAGTATATGATAGTCATCTTCCTGCAGGTATATGTACTCCAATCCTTGGAAAGCTGCATCTTCATTTCCTACGCCCGGCTGATGCCATGAGTACTCCGACAGCCGCAATGAACATGAACAACATGCTGAATAGTAACACATATGTTCTTCGGGATGATCTTCGGTACTCTCCAAACAGAATTACTCCCCAGAATGTGCTCACCAGAGGAAGTGCCTGATCCCATCACAGCAAACATATGGAATGTGTTTGATGTTAAGGAATTTAGATATGATGgggaattgaaaatttaagctTTTGAATTCAAATGTGATGGTAAACCAATGTGCTTTTTGTGGATGAAATCAAACCTGAACAGCGTCTGCTGCTGCATAGCCTGCAGCTTGACCTCCCATGAACTGGAGACCATTCCCAAAGCCACATAGAAGGCCAGCCAGGAAGGCCCAGCCTCGGCCATTCCAGTCTTTCAGATAGGCCTTAAAGGTTGATCTGGGTACTCCCAGAGCTGGATGGTAAAGGAAGCTGATGTTTAGGATGAGAGCAATCACAAAGCAAGAGAGCGAGAAGTAGAAAAATGCTGTGTAGACAACCAACTTAGGAACCCCTTCCTTCAGAGTGTGCCACTGATCGTTTGTTGCCAAGTTAATTGCTGGGGAGAAGAGGGAGAAGCAAACACCGGCGAAGAAAGTTAAGGCCAGTCCAATGAAAGTGCTCTTTCCAAACACCTGCAAAGAAGAGTTAATCAAGCCAAAGACTAGTTGTGCAGAGAACAATACCATTTGCTTCTTGGGTTGTGAAGACCAAGTAAATTGGTGATGTGAAGACCAAGTAAATTGGTGAAGTGAAAACTTCCTAACCTTGATTGACCTTCTTTTCTCAAGCTCTATCAGGAAAGTTGCTGTTCCTGCTTTTGCCTTGTGTACAGGACCGTTCCCATTCTCTAGATCCTTTGTTACTGTTATATAAGGAGGCTTAGTAAATCAACAAAAGACAGACAAATATGAGGTGCTCTGCAAGAGATCCGAATGTTTCTTACCCTTGTTTGGAATTGCTTCTTCGGGCACCGAGGAAAGCACAGCCCTGGCAATATGGTTGATTTTGTGAAGCAGGTAAAGTTGTTCGATAAACAATAAATAGGAAGGCGGCATTTGGAAGGTATCAACGCAGTTGAACAGTTTTCCAGCAATCGTATACAGAAACAAACCAATGAACAGTAACatgaaaattaatcaaatcaatatGAAAAGATCAGATGATATGTTTAGCTATGTATGTGAAGGAAAGAAGCATTACTCCGTCCCAGTTTTGTTCTCATTTGACCAACTGCTAAGCTTTGCTTTATCATCAGCTGCGTTGGATGAGTGAACAGCTGATGCAAGACAAACAGCTACCAGGAAGCAACCAACACCTGGGAAAAGGATCTCAGCTCTATTGATTTTGTCATCTAAGAAGTAATTCAAGGTTGTGCCTGTTAcaatcaaaaaaagaaaccaaaagtCAGAAATGTTGCAGTCTACAAAGAGATCCAAAAACTCAAGTTCTTTTAGAGTGTTCAATGGGTAACCTATGACAACAGTCATGCTTGATGAAATCACTTGTACAACTGATAAACCAACGAAAGCCCAAGCATATTGTGTGGAAAGATTTCCCAGGCTGAGAACCACCCCACCAGCCATTGCAAACAGAACAGAAGGCCAATTCTCCTGCATCAATTCCCATGGAAAATATTAAACCAGTTGGAAGTGGTAATATTATgccattttaaacaaaaatatatatagagacAAGAATGCTACATCAATcacttttgaaaaatatatccAATTTAGTTCATTACATAAACTCAGATATGTGGAATGATACAAGGTTCCTGCAAAGCTTAGTTGTAAGAACTTTTCCAGCAAGCTAAGAATCACCCACCAGGATTCAGAATATAGTTTGACAGTCAACTTGGAGCAGGTAAGAAACTTTCTATGTTCATAAAAGAGAAAACTAAACTAGAGGACCTCCAAGTGAGATAGAGGAAGATAGCATAACAAAATGCTACATGACATCCAAGTTCAATCTCAGGATTTCTGCTTTCTGACAAATCCCATTTCATTCTAGTACTGAATCGATACTTGATGCTGTAAAttctaaaaactaaaacttttCCTGCACTGCTATAACTATGAGAATAGTATGatgatatttaaaaataaaagtccAAGGCCTAACTCAAAACTCAAAAGCCAAAGGGGAAACTCACCTGAGAAAGTTGAGTAAAAAAATTGGGTCTTTCGACCGTGCTCTCCCCTATCTGACCAAACGTTAAAGCTATAATGACTGCAGCCAAGAGATTTGTCATTGTATAATCAAGGTAAGTGTGCTGAGGAAGGCGTCCTCGTCTTTCTAGCAGAGTGATAATAGCAGGCCAGGTgcccaagaagaaaagagcaAGCAGCATGCAAGCTATGGCACCTCCTTTACTCTCCACTAGATACATcttcaatttatcaaaaagtaCAATCCTCTAAGTTGGAAGGGTAATTGAAGAAGAAATGTCTGAAAGTCCTAcaaccatgaaaacatgttagtCTAAAAGCTGGTATTGTCCCTCACAAAGTTCACCAAATCCCACTAGAGTGCTGATCTCAAAGAAACGATAAAGTCTTCTGAGATGGCTAGTGCTGAAAAAAGAGAACAGAGAACCCTTTAAGAGACCCCACTACTACTTTAAATTTCAAAGCAAGAAGTTTGGAATCTTTGAAAGAAACCCTTAAAAAAGTCCAAAAACTGTATATCCCATGGTATCTTTCAAGGTTTACCTCAAGCACAGGAGCTACTGCAAAAGAATTTACGGAATATTTCAGGCGGCTGCTCCAAAGTATGTGTTGAACAGCTTCTGCAAAACAATATACGATGGTTCCAAATTCCCAATGATCAGGTTTATAGCTTACTTGGTGAACGCAGATTCATTTGAGTGCAACTTGTTCCAAATATTTGCA containing:
- the LOC18610257 gene encoding ureide permease 1, which translates into the protein MYLVESKGGAIACMLLALFFLGTWPAIITLLERRGRLPQHTYLDYTMTNLLAAVIIALTFGQIGESTVERPNFFTQLSQENWPSVLFAMAGGVVLSLGNLSTQYAWAFVGLSVVQVISSSMTVVIGTTLNYFLDDKINRAEILFPGVGCFLVAVCLASAVHSSNAADDKAKLSSWSNENKTGTEAVLSSVPEEAIPNKVTKDLENGNGPVHKAKAGTATFLIELEKRRSIKVFGKSTFIGLALTFFAGVCFSLFSPAINLATNDQWHTLKEGVPKLVVYTAFFYFSLSCFVIALILNISFLYHPALGVPRSTFKAYLKDWNGRGWAFLAGLLCGFGNGLQFMGGQAAGYAAADAVQALPLVSTFWGVILFGEYRRSSRRTYVLLFSMLFMFIAAVGVLMASAGRRK